From Micromonospora echinospora:
CGTGGCCGCGAACGTGGTGCTGTCGAGCGTCGTCGGCAACCCGTGGGCCGGCTCCGCCTTCGGCGCGCTGGCGCTGCTGAGCGGGGGGACCCTCGCCGTCAACCACTACCGCAACCGCTGACCCGTCGCCGGCCGCGCCGGCGCCGGACAGCCGGGCAGGGCGGGCCGTGACGACGACGGCCCGCCCTGCGGCGTTCGCGGCGCAGGTGAGCGTGCGACGGGTGCGTTAACGCTGCGAATCGATTGACAGCCAGCTATATGAACGCCAGGCTAAGGGGCGTTGTTAGCGTTAACGCGGCCGTCATCTCCACCGCAGAGAAAGGCCCCCGTCGTGCCCCTGACCCGACGCGCGTTCACAGTCGGCGCCCTGTCCGCGGCTGCCGCCGCCTCCGGCGCGCTCAGCCTGCCCCGCGGCGCGCTCGCGGCGGCGAACACCGCCTACGCGATGGCCTACTTCACCGAGACGCCGAACGGCCTCGGCGCCGACTACGGCCTGCACCTGGCGGTCAGCCGGGACGGGCTGAACTGGACGCCGCTGAACCAGAACAACCCGGTGGTCACCCCGACCGCCGGGCAGCTCGGCCTGCGCGACCCGTTCGTGCTGCGCAGGACCGACGGCACCTTCGTGGTGCTGGCCACCGACCTCAAGGGCACCAACTGGGGGCTGACCAGCCAGTACCTGCACGTGTGGGACTCGGCCGACCTGACCGCGTTCACCGGCTACCGGCGCATCCGCATGCACACGCTCGACACCCACACCTGGGCGCCGACCGCGTTCTGGGACGCCGCCCGCGGCCAGTACGCCATCGTCTACTCCGCCAACAACGGCCGGGACGTGTTCCTGGTCAACTACACCAGCGACTTCCGCACCGTCAGCGCACCGCAGGTCTACTTCAGCCCTGCCTTCGGCGTGCTCGACGGCGACGTGGTGGTCGACGGCGGCACCACGTACCTCTACTACAAGAACCTTGACGACGGATACCTCTACGGCGCCCGCTCCACCACTGCCGCGCCGAACAGCTTCACCACGTACACCAGC
This genomic window contains:
- a CDS encoding glycoside hydrolase family 43 protein, which produces MPLTRRAFTVGALSAAAAASGALSLPRGALAAANTAYAMAYFTETPNGLGADYGLHLAVSRDGLNWTPLNQNNPVVTPTAGQLGLRDPFVLRRTDGTFVVLATDLKGTNWGLTSQYLHVWDSADLTAFTGYRRIRMHTLDTHTWAPTAFWDAARGQYAIVYSANNGRDVFLVNYTSDFRTVSAPQVYFSPAFGVLDGDVVVDGGTTYLYYKNLDDGYLYGARSTTAAPNSFTTYTSGLRQGSAIEAPLLLRTNEGGWRLWGDSFSPVNNDYYAWSTTTISGNSWTPLNQRDYTPPLNSKHGSMIGITDGEYAAMVNRWGTPNWVRLKSSNLPDRYVRHADRIARVDAYPFDPYQDQMWRMVPGLADAAGVSFESVNYPGNYLRHYDYAVRLDPNDGTATFRADATFHRTAGLADATWSSFRSYNYPTRYLRHYDYRLRIEPLGAGSPAVDRHDATFRVTA